A region from the uncultured Stenotrophomonas sp. genome encodes:
- a CDS encoding TonB-dependent siderophore receptor: MNRCHRIPLLTAALGAALPLHASAFDTTADRSPTELAAVRVQAKQPGARDTQSSSFGSGDWKNTPASVSVLDRSLLDSRHVRTLSELASNDASLGDSYAPVGYYQNIAIRGFALDTATGYRFNGLTIAGEQRLALENVQQVEILKGEAGLAAGVIAPGGVINFVGKRPAEVRSVTLGTDSEGSRLAAVDVGHWLTPRIGLRFNAAWEDGNSYVDHADGRRNFYSLASDWLLGERGKLEVDANYQTSAQRSVSGYQLLGATTLPRNVDRKQMLGYQRWQQPVGIDSTNLTALHTYDFSPAWQSRVSASHSRSVIDDNVAFAYGCYYAESCWDGSVPGNYFAPNGDYDIYDYRSPDDTRRNQQLRAELRGRFATGTVEHQLMIGADYFRRGVDKRRNVNEYVGTANIHDRDVPQFDPSPLDPGPSVRRLDSRQKALFVLDRVSFAGNWQWLAGGRFVQLDERAWDKRGNPERESRVSHFLPQTALIWSATGQLNVYASYVRGIALGQEAPFWTSNDGNFLPSVLSRQIEVGAKYAPSDSLTLGAALFRISRPFQYARPDDSDYGYTFVQEGRQTHTGLELSARGRVGERLQLTASASVLRARAHDTGTPTYEGHPLVNVPTTRASLHADYQLPFAPDLGITGRWRYASSNVATVDGRVRAPGYSVVGAGLRFRHELRGHALDWNLSVDNVFNRFYWRDTGSSAGDYYLFPGAPRQARLSVTIAL, encoded by the coding sequence ATGAACCGCTGCCACCGAATCCCGCTGTTGACCGCCGCGCTGGGCGCGGCCCTGCCGCTGCACGCCAGTGCCTTCGACACCACCGCCGACCGCTCGCCCACCGAGCTGGCCGCCGTGCGCGTGCAGGCCAAGCAGCCCGGCGCCAGGGACACCCAATCCAGCAGCTTCGGCAGCGGTGACTGGAAGAACACCCCGGCCTCGGTCAGCGTGCTGGACCGCAGCCTGCTCGACAGCCGCCACGTGCGCACGCTGTCCGAGCTGGCCAGCAACGACGCCTCGCTGGGCGACAGCTACGCACCGGTGGGCTACTACCAGAACATCGCCATCCGCGGCTTCGCGCTGGACACCGCCACCGGCTACCGCTTCAACGGCCTGACCATCGCCGGCGAACAGCGGCTGGCGCTGGAGAACGTGCAGCAGGTGGAGATCCTCAAGGGCGAGGCCGGCCTCGCCGCCGGCGTGATCGCCCCCGGCGGCGTCATCAACTTCGTCGGCAAGCGCCCGGCCGAAGTGCGCAGCGTCACCCTCGGCACCGATTCGGAGGGCTCGCGACTGGCCGCCGTGGACGTGGGCCACTGGCTGACCCCGCGCATCGGCCTGCGCTTCAACGCCGCATGGGAAGACGGCAACTCGTATGTCGACCATGCCGACGGCCGCCGCAATTTCTATTCGCTGGCCAGCGACTGGCTGCTCGGCGAACGCGGCAAGCTGGAAGTGGACGCCAACTACCAGACCAGCGCGCAGCGCTCGGTCTCGGGTTACCAGTTGCTGGGCGCCACCACCCTGCCGCGCAACGTGGACCGCAAGCAGATGCTCGGTTACCAGCGCTGGCAGCAGCCGGTGGGCATCGACAGCACCAACCTCACCGCCCTGCACACCTACGACTTCAGCCCGGCGTGGCAGTCGCGCGTGTCGGCCAGCCACAGCCGCTCGGTGATCGACGACAACGTCGCCTTCGCCTATGGCTGCTACTACGCCGAATCCTGCTGGGACGGCAGCGTGCCGGGCAACTACTTCGCGCCCAACGGCGACTACGACATCTACGACTACCGCAGCCCGGACGACACCCGCCGCAACCAGCAGCTGCGCGCCGAACTGCGCGGCCGCTTCGCCACCGGCACGGTGGAGCACCAGCTGATGATCGGCGCGGACTATTTCCGCCGCGGCGTGGACAAGCGCCGCAACGTCAACGAGTACGTCGGCACGGCCAACATCCACGACCGGGACGTGCCGCAGTTCGATCCTTCCCCACTGGATCCCGGCCCGTCCGTGCGTCGTCTGGACAGCCGGCAGAAGGCCCTCTTCGTGCTGGATCGGGTGAGCTTCGCCGGCAACTGGCAATGGCTGGCCGGCGGCCGCTTCGTGCAGTTGGACGAACGCGCATGGGACAAGCGCGGCAACCCCGAACGCGAAAGCCGGGTGTCGCACTTCCTGCCGCAGACCGCGCTGATCTGGAGCGCGACCGGCCAGCTCAACGTGTACGCCAGCTACGTGCGTGGCATCGCGCTCGGGCAGGAAGCGCCGTTCTGGACCAGCAATGACGGCAACTTCCTGCCCTCGGTGCTGTCGCGCCAGATCGAAGTAGGAGCCAAATACGCACCATCGGATTCGCTGACGCTGGGCGCCGCGCTGTTCCGCATCAGCCGGCCGTTCCAGTACGCCAGGCCTGACGACAGCGATTACGGCTACACCTTCGTGCAGGAAGGTCGGCAGACCCACACCGGCCTGGAACTGAGCGCGCGGGGACGTGTCGGCGAACGCCTGCAACTCACCGCCAGCGCCAGCGTGCTGCGGGCACGCGCGCACGATACCGGCACGCCTACCTACGAAGGCCACCCGCTGGTCAACGTACCGACCACGCGCGCAAGCCTGCACGCCGACTACCAGCTGCCGTTCGCCCCCGACCTCGGCATCACCGGCCGCTGGCGCTACGCGTCCTCGAACGTCGCCACCGTCGATGGCCGCGTGCGCGCGCCCGGCTACAGCGTGGTGGGCGCCGGCCTGCGCTTCCGGCATGAGCTGCGGGGGCATGCGTTGGACTGGAACCTGTCGGTGGACAACGTCTTCAACCGCTTCTACTGGCGCGACACCGGCAGCAGCGCCGGCGACTACTACCTGTTCCCCGGCGCCCCGCGCCAGGCGCGCCTGTCGGTGACCATCGCGCTATGA
- a CDS encoding conserved exported hypothetical protein (Evidence 4 : Homologs of previously reported genes of unknown function) — MKKRHVFSASSLPMAEAAVVAARQAGVDNDGILLVARSDIEKYVIPDKRKMADTDLITAAGRGAGYGAATGLLAGLVAVAVPPLGVTLAGAAAVGVAGAMIGSLASALLGATVPDPVRQAFDDEIEAGNILVVVDGEPEVLEVAGPAIAGLGLRPLPYESTSALT, encoded by the coding sequence ATGAAGAAGCGGCATGTATTCAGTGCATCCAGCCTGCCGATGGCCGAGGCGGCGGTGGTGGCCGCGCGCCAGGCCGGCGTGGACAACGACGGCATCCTGCTGGTGGCGCGCTCGGACATCGAGAAATACGTGATCCCCGACAAGCGCAAGATGGCCGACACCGATCTGATCACTGCCGCCGGCCGCGGTGCCGGCTATGGCGCTGCCACCGGGCTGCTGGCGGGCCTGGTCGCTGTGGCGGTGCCGCCGCTGGGCGTCACCCTGGCTGGCGCGGCGGCCGTCGGCGTGGCCGGGGCAATGATCGGCAGCTTGGCGTCGGCGCTGCTGGGCGCGACTGTGCCCGATCCGGTGCGGCAGGCATTCGATGACGAAATCGAGGCGGGCAACATCCTGGTTGTGGTCGATGGCGAACCGGAGGTGCTGGAAGTCGCCGGCCCGGCCATCGCCGGGCTTGGCCTGCGCCCGTTGCCCTATGAATCCACGTCGGCATTGACGTGA
- a CDS encoding TonB-dependent receptor plug — MADTGGLRIAINDASGQPLAGATVKVSSPDSLISRSGVTDSTGRVRLNGLDPATNYTVEIEASGYNDFTASNVAVVSGKELSLGYMLSGGAAAASDTTTLNTVTVTGTSLAAIDTTSATVSSVLTLEQVESLPTGRSYQSYLQLVPGVKPSAGGNPSSKSGVNYSDIGGATGTSTDNVYLLDGVDVTDPTSGTFGANFNSEIIQEQQVITGGVPAEYAGGSGLIAKVVTKSGSNEWHGSLNYYLQNDNLVADNKHNTASGFSTYDTAFTLGGPILKDKLWFFASYQKKYRETDVVNAQTGESMRTVDNDAEYGFFKATWQVTDNDRLTATFFNDPTKISGTTTASILNNRDYSRKQGGDNYKLEYSHDWENLRLTAYGFRHEGELSDSAADASATNTIAFQSSANATLAQRNLGGLGYNIINERNRDEFGASLEYWLDTAYGSHTFKLGITSTENEYFEDTFYTGDKARYTSIDGRYSGLTLDQATSTDAGWTTRPIVVSDYGRIINGINASANKAYFLGLLDTNGDGAVSSTELGAYQLTSTDGNPGGYLNNYRILETQTAPYTVSSKGKTFYLQDTWTLNQWTVNAGVRAEQWKHFDSKGGESAKFDWEFAPRLSVVYDLFGDGRSKIWGFYGRYYDPIRNNMSDFAGNLTGPSYDEQVYLGNQWLTFRVRGGEKEPDALFAPATKTPYTDEMMLGFSTTFRDDLSLSITATRRVTKDILEDYDLALYSDASLDPSDPEGNYGLAAPGSYYYLPLSYFGYSSAPNSNYVIGTLAGGKREYMGYEVILQKFRKDNWQGSVSYTFNDAKGNTNSDSNADYQGDWIALDPRAPNMWGEQAGNIKHQFKAWGSYAWNNGIEVSGVFNWNSGTLYTTAQLVGSRYLPVMGDEYVDRGVYDTWVLPGSVGAHEGPSYYTFDVRAKYTKALPVGKLEFFLDIFNILDKQSATAASGLVSGGTYGYGEASSWNEPRRFYLGARYSF, encoded by the coding sequence TTGGCCGACACCGGCGGCTTGCGCATCGCCATCAATGACGCCAGCGGCCAGCCCTTGGCCGGCGCCACGGTGAAGGTCAGCTCCCCGGACAGCCTGATTTCCAGAAGCGGCGTGACCGACTCGACCGGCCGTGTCCGCCTCAATGGCCTGGATCCCGCGACCAACTACACCGTCGAGATCGAGGCTTCCGGCTACAACGACTTCACGGCCAGCAACGTGGCCGTGGTCAGCGGCAAGGAACTGAGCCTGGGCTACATGCTGAGTGGCGGTGCGGCGGCGGCCTCCGACACCACAACCCTCAACACCGTGACCGTGACCGGCACCAGCCTGGCCGCAATCGACACCACGTCCGCGACCGTCAGCAGCGTGCTGACCCTCGAGCAGGTGGAATCGCTGCCCACCGGCCGCAGCTACCAGAGCTACCTGCAACTGGTACCCGGTGTGAAACCCAGTGCCGGCGGCAACCCCTCATCGAAGTCGGGTGTCAACTATTCGGACATCGGCGGTGCCACCGGCACCTCCACCGACAACGTCTACCTGCTGGACGGCGTGGACGTCACCGACCCGACCTCCGGCACCTTCGGCGCCAACTTCAACTCCGAGATCATCCAGGAGCAGCAGGTCATCACTGGCGGCGTGCCCGCCGAATATGCCGGCGGCTCCGGCCTGATCGCCAAGGTGGTCACCAAGTCCGGCTCCAACGAGTGGCATGGCTCGCTGAACTATTACCTCCAGAACGACAACCTGGTTGCCGACAACAAGCACAACACCGCATCCGGCTTCTCCACCTACGACACCGCCTTCACCCTCGGCGGCCCGATCCTCAAGGACAAGCTGTGGTTCTTCGCGTCGTACCAGAAGAAGTACCGCGAGACCGACGTGGTCAACGCCCAGACCGGCGAATCCATGCGCACGGTGGACAACGATGCCGAATACGGCTTCTTCAAGGCCACCTGGCAGGTCACCGACAATGACCGCCTGACCGCGACCTTCTTCAACGACCCGACCAAGATCAGCGGCACGACCACCGCCTCGATCCTGAACAACCGCGACTACTCGCGCAAACAGGGTGGCGACAACTACAAGCTGGAATACAGCCACGACTGGGAAAACCTCAGGCTGACCGCCTATGGCTTCCGCCACGAAGGCGAGTTGTCCGACTCGGCGGCCGATGCCTCGGCGACCAACACCATCGCCTTCCAGTCCTCGGCCAACGCCACGCTCGCCCAGCGCAACCTGGGTGGCCTGGGCTACAACATCATCAACGAGCGCAACCGTGACGAATTCGGCGCCAGCCTCGAGTACTGGCTGGATACCGCCTACGGCTCGCACACGTTCAAGCTGGGCATCACCAGCACGGAAAACGAGTACTTCGAAGACACCTTCTACACCGGCGACAAGGCTCGCTATACCTCCATCGATGGCCGATACAGCGGGCTGACCCTGGATCAGGCCACCTCCACCGATGCCGGCTGGACGACACGCCCGATCGTGGTTTCCGACTACGGGCGCATCATCAACGGCATCAATGCCAGCGCAAACAAGGCCTACTTCCTCGGCCTGCTCGATACCAATGGTGACGGCGCAGTGTCCTCGACGGAGCTGGGGGCCTATCAGCTGACCAGCACGGACGGCAATCCGGGCGGTTACCTGAACAACTACCGCATCCTTGAAACCCAGACGGCCCCCTACACCGTCAGTTCCAAGGGCAAGACCTTCTACCTGCAGGACACCTGGACACTGAACCAGTGGACGGTCAATGCCGGCGTGCGCGCCGAACAGTGGAAGCACTTCGACTCCAAGGGCGGTGAATCGGCGAAGTTCGACTGGGAATTCGCGCCGCGCCTGAGCGTGGTGTACGACCTGTTCGGTGACGGTCGCAGCAAGATCTGGGGCTTCTACGGCCGTTACTACGATCCGATCCGCAACAACATGTCCGACTTCGCCGGCAACCTGACCGGCCCCAGCTACGACGAGCAGGTCTACCTTGGCAATCAATGGCTGACCTTCCGCGTGCGCGGCGGTGAAAAGGAACCCGATGCCCTGTTCGCACCGGCCACCAAGACGCCGTACACCGACGAAATGATGCTCGGCTTCTCCACCACGTTCCGCGACGACCTGAGCCTGTCCATCACCGCCACCCGGCGCGTGACCAAGGACATCCTCGAGGACTACGACCTGGCGTTGTATTCCGACGCATCGCTCGACCCCAGCGACCCGGAAGGCAATTACGGTCTTGCCGCGCCCGGTTCGTACTACTACCTGCCGCTTTCGTACTTCGGCTACAGCAGCGCGCCCAATTCCAACTACGTGATCGGCACGCTGGCTGGCGGCAAGCGCGAATACATGGGCTATGAAGTCATCCTGCAGAAGTTCAGGAAGGACAACTGGCAGGGCTCGGTGTCGTACACCTTCAACGACGCCAAGGGCAACACCAACTCGGACAGCAACGCCGACTACCAGGGTGACTGGATCGCGCTCGACCCACGCGCCCCCAACATGTGGGGTGAGCAGGCCGGCAACATCAAGCACCAGTTCAAGGCATGGGGTTCCTATGCCTGGAACAACGGCATCGAGGTCAGCGGCGTGTTCAACTGGAACAGCGGCACGCTGTACACCACTGCGCAGTTGGTGGGTTCCCGTTACCTGCCGGTCATGGGCGACGAGTACGTGGACCGTGGCGTCTATGACACCTGGGTGCTGCCAGGCTCGGTCGGCGCCCACGAGGGCCCGTCGTACTACACCTTCGACGTCCGCGCCAAGTACACCAAGGCGTTGCCGGTGGGCAAGCTCGAGTTCTTCCTCGACATCTTCAACATCCTGGACAAGCAGTCTGCGACTGCCGCATCCGGGTTGGTGTCGGGTGGTACTTACGGGTATGGCGAAGCATCCTCGTGGAACGAGCCGCGCCGCTTCTATCTGGGTGCCCGCTACTCGTTCTGA
- the pnuC gene encoding PnuC-like transporter linked to homoserine kinase and OMR, with product MNPAILEWSAVAFSILGVWLMAQRRMLAWPVGLVSVGLYALVFFEARLYSDTLLQGAFAAFLLYGWINWHRQDKPDGRVVIAPLSFNGCARDLGLGMAFGLALGAAMHSWTDAALPWLDAMLAALSLVAQWWQARRHAAAWWLWIVVDVVYVGMYAVKSLHATAVLYVLFVGLAAMGLRTWRKAHERKAVSP from the coding sequence ATGAACCCCGCGATCCTGGAATGGTCGGCCGTCGCCTTCAGCATCCTCGGCGTATGGCTGATGGCGCAGCGGCGGATGCTGGCCTGGCCGGTCGGGCTGGTTTCCGTCGGCCTGTACGCGCTGGTGTTCTTCGAGGCCCGGCTGTATTCGGACACCCTGTTGCAAGGCGCCTTCGCCGCGTTCCTGCTCTACGGCTGGATCAACTGGCACCGGCAGGACAAGCCCGACGGCCGCGTCGTCATCGCGCCGCTGTCGTTCAACGGATGCGCGCGCGACCTCGGCCTCGGCATGGCCTTCGGCCTCGCCCTCGGCGCGGCCATGCACAGCTGGACCGACGCCGCCCTGCCATGGCTGGACGCGATGCTCGCCGCACTCAGCCTTGTCGCGCAATGGTGGCAGGCGCGCCGCCACGCCGCCGCCTGGTGGCTGTGGATCGTGGTGGACGTGGTCTACGTGGGCATGTACGCGGTGAAATCGCTGCATGCCACTGCGGTGCTGTACGTGCTGTTCGTCGGCCTGGCTGCGATGGGGTTGCGGACGTGGAGGAAGGCGCATGAGCGGAAAGCCGTCTCCCCATAG
- a CDS encoding hypothetical protein (Evidence 5 : No homology to any previously reported sequences) codes for MQVALVAAAGGQRFHLLEGQHAADGRGRGVDCGQAGAGHGHGVEGCGVGGRRRTATQHVAQAQFLAADHGHVAGREVVVAGSLDLDGVVGRGIQAIEADTAGRVGHAASGNQAVRGADLHRGAGQGLAAGVIDGDAQAAGVGQGCTCKAHPECNAQRFMPELVTQVASLHDFVTPQKGNGWSAARSCSCVTKVMPVATLSQGSASYLQINC; via the coding sequence TTGCAGGTAGCTCTGGTAGCTGCGGCCGGTGGGCAGCGATTCCACCTGCTCGAGGGTCAGCACGCTGCTGACGGTCGCGGACGTGGTGTCGATTGCGGCCAGGCTGGTGCCGGTCACGGTCACGGTGTTGAGGGTTGTGGTGTCGGAGGCCGCCGCCGCACCGCCACTCAGCATGTAGCCCAGGCTCAGTTCCTTGCCGCTGACCACGGCCACGTTGCTGGCCGTGAAGTCGTTGTAGCCGGAAGCCTCGATCTCGACGGTGTAGTTGGTCGCGGGATCCAGGCCATTGAGGCGGACACGGCCGGTCGAGTCGGTCACGCCGCTTCTGGAAATCAGGCTGTCCGGGGAGCTGACCTTCACCGTGGCGCCGGCCAAGGGCTGGCCGCTGGCGTCATTGATGGCGATGCGCAAGCCGCCGGTGTCGGCCAAGGCTGCACCTGCAAAGCACATCCCGAGTGCAACGCACAACGCTTTATGCCGGAACTGGTGACGCAAGTGGCTTCTCTTCACGACTTTGTTACTCCCCAAAAAGGTAATGGATGGTCGGCGGCACGATCTTGCTCATGCGTTACCAAAGTCATGCCGGTCGCTACCTTAAGTCAAGGTTCAGCTAGTTATTTACAAATAAATTGTTAA
- a CDS encoding Aminoglycoside phosphotransferase: protein MNTDHRVQGLDNDEVPADWPAISEREIAWLRGRFPQLEGASTALWHSPRPMSAAAIVEGAAGQVFIKRHHHDVRGVASLGEEHRFIAHLAGAGVPVVDVLRDRDGATAIEHGDWTYELHTLGDGQDLYRDVPSWTPLADHGQAREAGRMLATLHRASANYNAPQRSTHVLVARDDLIRAADPIALLERDFGERPALADYLSRKPWRNDLRQTVLPWHAGLHQRLQSEPRLWAHNDWHVSNLLWRREDDVMRVATVLDFGLASPTSALFDLATAIERNAVAWLELERGMQAVHTDTALALLDGYRQVRPLSAAQVHLLADLLPVVHFDFALSEVEYFHGATGSVANADVAWHTFLLGHAAWFGTRAGQALLAALHAAA, encoded by the coding sequence ATGAACACCGACCACCGCGTCCAAGGCCTCGACAACGACGAGGTGCCCGCCGACTGGCCCGCGATCAGCGAACGCGAGATTGCATGGCTGCGCGGGCGATTCCCGCAGCTTGAAGGCGCCAGCACCGCCCTGTGGCACAGCCCGCGCCCGATGTCGGCAGCCGCCATCGTCGAAGGCGCGGCGGGGCAGGTCTTCATCAAGCGCCATCACCACGATGTGCGCGGCGTGGCGAGTCTGGGCGAGGAGCATCGCTTCATCGCCCACCTTGCCGGCGCGGGCGTGCCGGTGGTCGATGTGCTGCGTGACCGCGACGGCGCCACCGCCATCGAGCATGGTGACTGGACCTATGAACTGCACACGCTGGGCGACGGGCAGGACCTGTACCGTGACGTGCCCTCGTGGACGCCACTTGCCGACCACGGCCAGGCACGGGAAGCCGGCAGGATGCTGGCCACGCTGCACCGGGCTTCGGCGAACTACAACGCTCCGCAGCGCAGCACCCACGTGCTGGTCGCGCGCGACGATCTGATCCGCGCCGCCGATCCGATCGCACTGCTCGAACGCGACTTCGGCGAACGCCCGGCGCTGGCCGACTATCTTTCACGCAAGCCGTGGCGGAACGACCTCCGGCAGACCGTGCTGCCGTGGCACGCGGGCCTGCACCAGCGCCTGCAATCCGAGCCGCGGCTGTGGGCGCACAACGACTGGCACGTTTCCAACCTGCTCTGGCGCCGCGAAGACGATGTCATGCGCGTGGCGACCGTGCTCGATTTCGGGCTGGCCTCGCCCACCAGCGCCCTGTTCGATCTGGCCACCGCGATCGAGCGCAACGCGGTGGCGTGGCTGGAGCTGGAACGCGGCATGCAGGCCGTGCACACGGATACCGCGCTCGCCCTGCTCGACGGCTATCGGCAGGTGCGGCCGCTGTCCGCCGCGCAGGTGCACCTGCTGGCCGACTTGCTGCCGGTGGTGCATTTCGATTTCGCACTGTCGGAGGTCGAATATTTCCACGGCGCCACCGGCTCGGTCGCCAATGCCGACGTGGCGTGGCACACCTTCCTGCTGGGCCACGCCGCATGGTTCGGCACCCGCGCCGGGCAGGCCTTGCTGGCCGCGCTGCACGCTGCCGCCTGA
- a CDS encoding hypothetical protein (Evidence 5 : No homology to any previously reported sequences): MTRQHKTDQVRQQPRPGVEDQRRTNPARQASRTEPSHQKDVHDQRMLDREQEPEEPRD; this comes from the coding sequence ATGACCCGCCAGCACAAGACCGACCAGGTGCGGCAACAGCCGCGTCCCGGCGTGGAGGACCAGCGCCGGACCAATCCGGCGCGGCAGGCTTCGCGCACCGAACCGAGCCACCAGAAGGACGTGCACGACCAGCGGATGCTGGACCGGGAGCAGGAACCGGAGGAGCCGCGGGACTGA